The sequence tttatttcaataaattaaataaatgctTTTCATGCAAATTTTGGTGATTAACATTTAAACATTGATAGTAAGAAGAAATATCTCGTTGATGATGTCTTCCCACTAATCCAAGTTTTTTCTGTCAAAATTGGCTGCTAGAGTATATGCACAAACTGATTCAAACGGTTAAAATGAACGTTCATTCtatcatttataaattatacataataCATTGTGCATCCATCCAAATGTAACAGTACTTGGATTGACAAGTAGACCACTTTGCTTGTACGTTTATTTTCATGGGATTTCACGAGAGATGTAAATTTGAAAGCTGTCACGTTTTGGAATTTTCCTTTAAATTCACAAAGCACGATGTTAAGTTAAAACttgtgccaacaccaacactAACTCGACAAAAAGAAGATAGAGAATATAATTCTtgtaaaattatgtcaaataaaatatttaatcgaCTATAtatagcttcttttttttttcaacatataGACATTgcgttaaaaaataattaattaaatatcctAAGTATTATATATGCCGATGCGTAAGTTTCTGTAGATATTTTTACATATTGGAGCAATGAACCTAGACACAGTGATTAATTATTGACTATTTGATTAGTCAAAGTATATGAATGGATCGATCACACAACACTTAGCTTTACCATTAACAAGAGTAGATCGAGATTTGAGAAttgtttaataaattatattaaccCCGCCCAATACATAATTGGAGGCACATGCCACCAATATTAGAGTAGTAACTTATTACTTGGTGAAATTAATATTACTCAACAAATATTCCAACTTTATGTATCACATAAATACAAATAACACAGGCACAAAAATGCCTGCAAACAACTCATAGCAGCAGGCTCATGCGTAACGTGcccttattattttatttttttaaaaaaaaaaataaaatactgaAGGGTGATATTCGGGtacattaaatgaaaaaaaaagtattccAACCAAATCAGACTTGGTCTGATAAGTGGAATTCTcttcaataaaatttaaatggaaACATACAAATGCTCtttatatttcaatatataaatataaatgattaaaaaaaatatctttcatgAGTGAAGATTGATTagctaaaatgaagaaaaaactgAAAAGAATCAAATGAGTCAATAGTGACAAATTACTTTTGATTAATGTTTTTAGTGAACTTACTTAAAAGAAGAATACATCATAgtctaaaaaaatcatttatttcaaaACAGAGGAAGTAACTCCTACCACAATACAAAGAGAAATCtatctatattaattatatgtgtAACCATTTGAATATGTGATTTCatcttataatttaaaattttaaaattttttaaaaattgatgaaatattttatttaaaaaaaaacattattatcTACTTTTTTtgtgataatatgaatatttgttaTAACACAAATAACATTGACTATGTTCAATTTTATCAAAGAGTACATACATATTGGTAAGATTGTAGTGAATAATTTGTtacattattttgattttgataacTTATgagattattatatttatataaaaatacaactaaaaatctaaataaaattcCAAGTCCCCTTCTTAGTTTTATCTCATATGGACCAACGAGCCTAAGTAGATAGATTTAGTTAGGCTTTTAGAGTGGTTAGCgttgtattaattttaattttaaatttaataagacaagcctcttaacTTGTTAAACATTTTAAGTGAAAGAAAAGATGTTAACTTATAAAATTTTGTGGAGCTCAGATTCTTCAGCAATTTGAAAACCATATACTGAAATTGCTGAAGAAGTCTCCGTCGCAATCTAAAAACTATCGACAGCTTGCATTATACTCAAATTAGTCATGATCGAGTAGTATGTGACGCAACTATTGTATTTGATAAATGATATCTGGACCACAAGCCAGAGGGAATAATGAAAAAGTAGATGATACAGCTAACAACATCACATGCAATGTCCTGTCAAATTATTAAGTGCCACATAATATGTGCAGAAGTTCCAAAATATACGACAACAATCTGAAAGAAAAAATGTCTGATCAAATGCACTCACTAACAACAACAGAAAGCGTGTAAATTGCTGCTGTAAATAAAGATggatcttttttctttctagtttgTTGATTATAGATTGAAACAAGAACTAAAAGAGATAAGATTGGAAACTAAACTTGAAGCTACAAAAGAGTAACAAAACAACAATCCGCtcaattaaataacaaaaaactaaaatgGAAGGAAGGGACAACAGATTGAAATTAACCTCCATGGTCAATCTCTAGAGGCAATAATTTGGGTTGGGTTTTTACTCTGCTGCAGGTTTTCTGCAGAGAATCATATGCATTGGAGAGAAAATGCCCTTTTCACCACCTTGAGCTAAATAATCAGCAGTCACAAACAGCATCTCGTGAACATCAACCGTTCCTTTTGGTGCTATTCCAAGAAATGCAAGAATTGTGACCAAAATGTGGTTTCTCCAGTAGGCAACTCTCCCCATTTTAAGCCTTGTCCACCATGGATGTGATGGGGGCTTCGCTAAATCCTTCTCTTTCACCACTTCAAAACCCACTTCCTTAGCAATTTCAGCAATATCCTTGTAGGTTCTCAAACCTGGCAGAGCATCACCCCTTTCAATTCCATGGATAATCTCTACATGTTCAGGGTCTTCGGCTTTGTACAATTCCGTTGTAACCCATTCATAAGAAACGTACAGGGATCCGGGTTTTAACACCCGGTAGATCTCCTGGTACACTTCTTCAAGCTTAGGAGCATGACATGTAGCTTCAATTGAATAAACACCGTCAAAACTGTTGTCTGCAAAAGGCATTTGCAGGAAATTCCCGCAAACAACTTCGCAAAGTGAATCAAGCCCTGCTTTTTTGTTGTGCATCCTGGCTCGTTGAACCTGATACTCATTAATGGTGATACCAACCACATTAGCTTTAGAATGGGCAGCAATAGCCCGCATCGGCCCGCCCACACCACAACCAGCATCCAGAATGCGGGCCCCGGGCTTCACACCTAATAGATCGACGGCCATTTCCTCGTGAATACGAGTAGCCTCACGGTTAGATTTACCAGGAAGAGAAGGGGAAAAGTGAAAAGACTGACCCCAACCCCATTCGTAAATATCAGTAACCAGATTATAGAAAGTATCTACGAATACAGGGACTTTATCG comes from Solanum pennellii chromosome 1, SPENNV200 and encodes:
- the LOC107007757 gene encoding 24-methylenesterol C-methyltransferase 2-like, which codes for MDSLTLICTVALVAAGGLYWFVCFFGSAEVKGKRAVQLTGGSIDKENVQDNYKQYWSFFRRPKEIETADKVPVFVDTFYNLVTDIYEWGWGQSFHFSPSLPGKSNREATRIHEEMAVDLLGVKPGARILDAGCGVGGPMRAIAAHSKANVVGITINEYQVQRARMHNKKAGLDSLCEVVCGNFLQMPFADNSFDGVYSIEATCHAPKLEEVYQEIYRVLKPGSLYVSYEWVTTELYKAEDPEHVEIIHGIERGDALPGLRTYKDIAEIAKEVGFEVVKEKDLAKPPSHPWWTRLKMGRVAYWRNHILVTILAFLGIAPKGTVDVHEMLFVTADYLAQGGEKGIFSPMHMILCRKPAAE